A window of the Prunus dulcis unplaced genomic scaffold, ALMONDv2, whole genome shotgun sequence genome harbors these coding sequences:
- the LOC117612800 gene encoding pentatricopeptide repeat-containing protein At5g04780, mitochondrial-like isoform X1, with protein sequence MKTLRRHKEGIYNTAQNYHRKFSDITMVARTDRSRPQECLVLVEARDANTSLLHQILQSCARTGAPMEGKACHGQIIRVGLQADTLTSNMLINMYSKCSLVDFAGKVFDEMPERSLVSWNTMIGSLTQNGEEQKALGLFLQMRREGNHFSEFTVSSVLCACAAKCAVFECKQLHVLAVKLAMNLNVYVGTALLDVYAKSGLIKDASSVFASLPERSEVTWSSMVAGYVQNELYEEALMFFRRAKMMGLKQNQFTISSAICACAGLAALIEGKQVHAVLCKTGFGLNKFIVSSLIDMYAKCGSIKEAYHVFRDMDETNTVLWNTMISGFARHACSLEVMILFEKMQQMGTFPSEVTYVSVLTACSHMGLVESARKYFNLMITEHNVSPNVVHYSCMVDLFGRSGLLLEAYNLIEEMPFDATASMWGSLLASCRIYGKLHLAEVAAKHLSEIEPNNAGNHLLLSNIYAANKKWDEVARIRKLLKESELKKERGKSWIEIKDKVHSFMVGERKHARIAEIYSKLDCLIEELKIMGYKAETEHDLHYVGENRKHELLRHHSEKLALTLGLMCLPSNASIRIMKNLRICGDCHSFMKFASSCTGKEIIVRDTNRFHHFKNGCCSCREFW encoded by the coding sequence ATGAAAACCTTGAGAAGACACAAGGAGGGAATCTATAACACTGCTCAAAACTATCACAGAAAGTTCTCAGACATCACCATGGTCGCTAGAACTGACAGATCCAGACCCCAAGAATGCCTTGTTTTGGTGGAGGCAAGGGACGCTAATACTTCGCTTCTGCATCAAATCTTGCAAAGCTGTGCAAGAACAGGTGCACCCATGGAAGGTAAGGCCTGCCATGGACAGATCATACGTGTTGGTTTGCAAGCAGACACTTTAACATCTAACATGCTCATCAACATGTATTCTAAATGCAGTTTAGTTGATTTTGCTGGCAAAGTTTTTGATGAAATGCCTGAAAGAAGCTTAGTTTCATGGAACACGATGATTGGGTCACTTACCCAAAATGGGGAGGAACAGAAAGCTCTTGGTCTTTTCTTGCAGATGCGAAGAGAAGGGAACCATTTTAGTGAATTCACTGTTTCGAGTGTTCTTTGTGCTTGTGCTGCGAAATGTGCTGTTTTTGAGTGTAAACAACTGCACGTTCTTGCTGTTAAGTTAGCAATGAATTTAAATGTCTATGTGGGAACTGCATTGCTTGACGTTTATGCAAAGTCTGGTTTGATAAAGGATGCAAGCAGTGTGTTTGCGTCTCTGCCAGAGAGGAGTGAGGTTACTTGGAGTTCGATGGTAGCTGGGTATGTGCAAAATGAGCTTTATGAGGAGGCTTTGATGTTCTTCCGTAGAGCTAAAATGATGGGGTTAAAACAGAACCAGTTTACAATTTCTTCTGCTATTTGTGCTTGTGCAGGTCTGGCAGCTCTTATTGAAGGGAAGCAGGTGCATGCCGTGTTATGTAAAACTGGATTTGgtttgaataaatttattGTTTCCTCTCTTATAGACATGTATGCAAAATGTGGTAGCATTAAAGAAGCTTACCATGTGTTTCGAGATATGGACGAGACAAACACTGTGTTATGGAATACCATGATTTCTGGGTTTGCTAGACATGCTTGCTCCCTAGAGGTGATGATCTTATTTGAGAAAATGCAGCAGATGGGTACGTTCCCAAGTGAAGTAACGTATGTTTCTGTATTAACTGCTTGTAGTCATATGGGATTGGTTGAAAGTGCAAGGAAATACTTCAACCTCATGATAACAGAACACAATGTGTCACCTAATGTTGTTCACTATTCATGCATGGTTGATCTTTTTGGTCGGTCAGGGTTGTTGCTTGAAGCCTATAATTTGATAGAGGAAATGCCATTTGATGCTACTGCTTCCATGTGGGGTTCACTGTTGGCTTCTTGTAGGATCTATGGAAAACTTCACTTGGCTGAGGTAGCAGCTAAGCATTTGTCTGAGATAGAACCTAATAATGCCGGAAACCATCTTCTGCTGTCAAACATTTATGCAGCAAATAAGAAATGGGATGAAGTTGCAAGAATAAGGAAACTTCTTAAAGAAAGTGAGTTGAAGAAGGAGAGAGGGAAGAGTTGGATCGAAATCAAGGACAAAGTTCACTCATTTATGGTTGGAGAGAGAAAGCATGCTAGAATTGCAGAGATATACTCAAAATTGGATTGTTTGATCGAAGAGTTGAAGATTATGGGCTATAAGGCTGAGACTGAACATGACCTACATTATGTGGGAGAGAACAGAAAACATGAACTGTTGAGGCACCATAGCGAGAAACTTGCTCTTACTTTGGGATTGATGTGCTTACCTTCAAATGCATCTATCAGGATCATGAAGAATCTTAGGATTTGTGGTGATTGCCATTCTTTTATGAAGTTTGCATCATCTTGTACAGGGAAGGAAATCATTGTCAGGGATACTAATAGGTTCCACCATTTCAAGAATGGTTGTTGTTCTTGTCGGGAATTTTGGTAG
- the LOC117612800 gene encoding pentatricopeptide repeat-containing protein At5g04780, mitochondrial-like isoform X2: protein MPERSLVSWNTMIGSLTQNGEEQKALGLFLQMRREGNHFSEFTVSSVLCACAAKCAVFECKQLHVLAVKLAMNLNVYVGTALLDVYAKSGLIKDASSVFASLPERSEVTWSSMVAGYVQNELYEEALMFFRRAKMMGLKQNQFTISSAICACAGLAALIEGKQVHAVLCKTGFGLNKFIVSSLIDMYAKCGSIKEAYHVFRDMDETNTVLWNTMISGFARHACSLEVMILFEKMQQMGTFPSEVTYVSVLTACSHMGLVESARKYFNLMITEHNVSPNVVHYSCMVDLFGRSGLLLEAYNLIEEMPFDATASMWGSLLASCRIYGKLHLAEVAAKHLSEIEPNNAGNHLLLSNIYAANKKWDEVARIRKLLKESELKKERGKSWIEIKDKVHSFMVGERKHARIAEIYSKLDCLIEELKIMGYKAETEHDLHYVGENRKHELLRHHSEKLALTLGLMCLPSNASIRIMKNLRICGDCHSFMKFASSCTGKEIIVRDTNRFHHFKNGCCSCREFW from the coding sequence ATGCCTGAAAGAAGCTTAGTTTCATGGAACACGATGATTGGGTCACTTACCCAAAATGGGGAGGAACAGAAAGCTCTTGGTCTTTTCTTGCAGATGCGAAGAGAAGGGAACCATTTTAGTGAATTCACTGTTTCGAGTGTTCTTTGTGCTTGTGCTGCGAAATGTGCTGTTTTTGAGTGTAAACAACTGCACGTTCTTGCTGTTAAGTTAGCAATGAATTTAAATGTCTATGTGGGAACTGCATTGCTTGACGTTTATGCAAAGTCTGGTTTGATAAAGGATGCAAGCAGTGTGTTTGCGTCTCTGCCAGAGAGGAGTGAGGTTACTTGGAGTTCGATGGTAGCTGGGTATGTGCAAAATGAGCTTTATGAGGAGGCTTTGATGTTCTTCCGTAGAGCTAAAATGATGGGGTTAAAACAGAACCAGTTTACAATTTCTTCTGCTATTTGTGCTTGTGCAGGTCTGGCAGCTCTTATTGAAGGGAAGCAGGTGCATGCCGTGTTATGTAAAACTGGATTTGgtttgaataaatttattGTTTCCTCTCTTATAGACATGTATGCAAAATGTGGTAGCATTAAAGAAGCTTACCATGTGTTTCGAGATATGGACGAGACAAACACTGTGTTATGGAATACCATGATTTCTGGGTTTGCTAGACATGCTTGCTCCCTAGAGGTGATGATCTTATTTGAGAAAATGCAGCAGATGGGTACGTTCCCAAGTGAAGTAACGTATGTTTCTGTATTAACTGCTTGTAGTCATATGGGATTGGTTGAAAGTGCAAGGAAATACTTCAACCTCATGATAACAGAACACAATGTGTCACCTAATGTTGTTCACTATTCATGCATGGTTGATCTTTTTGGTCGGTCAGGGTTGTTGCTTGAAGCCTATAATTTGATAGAGGAAATGCCATTTGATGCTACTGCTTCCATGTGGGGTTCACTGTTGGCTTCTTGTAGGATCTATGGAAAACTTCACTTGGCTGAGGTAGCAGCTAAGCATTTGTCTGAGATAGAACCTAATAATGCCGGAAACCATCTTCTGCTGTCAAACATTTATGCAGCAAATAAGAAATGGGATGAAGTTGCAAGAATAAGGAAACTTCTTAAAGAAAGTGAGTTGAAGAAGGAGAGAGGGAAGAGTTGGATCGAAATCAAGGACAAAGTTCACTCATTTATGGTTGGAGAGAGAAAGCATGCTAGAATTGCAGAGATATACTCAAAATTGGATTGTTTGATCGAAGAGTTGAAGATTATGGGCTATAAGGCTGAGACTGAACATGACCTACATTATGTGGGAGAGAACAGAAAACATGAACTGTTGAGGCACCATAGCGAGAAACTTGCTCTTACTTTGGGATTGATGTGCTTACCTTCAAATGCATCTATCAGGATCATGAAGAATCTTAGGATTTGTGGTGATTGCCATTCTTTTATGAAGTTTGCATCATCTTGTACAGGGAAGGAAATCATTGTCAGGGATACTAATAGGTTCCACCATTTCAAGAATGGTTGTTGTTCTTGTCGGGAATTTTGGTAG